AGGCTTTCACCGCTTTCTCCCGGAGAAAGGGTTGCTGAAGGATGAAGGGTACGATATCATGTGTGGACGctaaggcaaacaaaagtgCAAATTCCCGGGGGGACATTTGATTGAATTCAGACAGTTAACCGTCCTCATAATGCGCATTTCTGAAACCAAAAAAGGAAATCCTTTGGCTTCTGCTTATCTGCCTGGaagaaaaatatcaaaaaattttaaaatcgtcTTCAGGGGCTGGGGAACAGTTTATTTGGCAAATGGTATTTGTTCTTTGCCAGTTCTTCTCCTGATTGATATTATTATGGGCAGGCCCGTCCATTGATTGATGGCTTCGGTGGACTGCGCTAAAACGAACCGTCTATTTGGATttcagaaaattaaaaaagcagCTTAGCATCAGCATCCTTTCCCCAGTATTATTTGCCTTATACAAAGCGTATTAAAAATCGAGAGTTGAAAGATTTCAGTCGTTCTTTTTTCAAGCTTAGCCCAAAGGCAGATTTTAAAGTTGGGTGCCGCCACGCGACATTTTTCCGCATCGATTGTATGAATCCGGAAAATCGGGATGAGGGAATATGGGAGATTATTCAGTGTCCTTTGTCAAACAAACGGCTTTGATCTCTGCCGCCAGTAACCATTTTCTAAAGATGGGATGAGGGGTAGAAGGTGCTGCTCAATTGAAGGTGGCAAAGTTTTATCTGCGATGGGTCTCAGTAAAATGGCCTGTGTAATTAACTGGCATAGTGATCTTTTCTATTTATTAGTGTTTTTTTATTGACTgtgaaataaaagaaaagaatgTAATATTAACTTTTTGTCGAGAGCAACCATGAAAAATTTGTGGTAACTGGGACACGCGAACACCTACGTTTGTTTACCAAAGATTTCCATACcaatttcattatattttaaaataatcgcttttttaaaaatttattatgttATAAAATCTGCCACAAATAAATCGGTAATATTATGCATATAACTCAAAACCTTGTTGTTTTAATTCAAAGGGCATGAAAAcgtaagtttaatttttttaattaaaatttaaaaatgaaaagctAAAAAATGGAATCCTCATTTCCTCACCCATCAAATAATCACAGTACATTTTATtcagtaatatttttatttcatttattttcatacggcttgtttacttaaattacatttaaattacttaaaagATGCGTACTTTTGGTtatgtatgtaaatatttctacTTTTGAACTTGTACTATGTTTATGCTCGTGGCGCGAAAATGCGCCTCTTCTCCGGTTTATTCCGCAAGAGTCCTAGCCACATATTGCTTATAAGTATGGATTTAAGAACTAAATTGACACACACACAGCTTAAACATCGACGgcaaagtaaatataaaaatatatatgtttcgcttataaaatatatttccataACTATTTGCTAAGTTGAAGAAGCAATCTACCTAGGAAGttgaaactttaaaatttcccCATAAATAGACACCAAGAGAGTTGTTTGTAAAAAAGTTGTAACTATTTTTAGGTATAGAATATAGAATAGTTTGGCTTATCAACTAAGTTGGTTTCGATTTGAAAACTAGCGgctgcttataaaattttgtttgtcatcTTTTCGGAAAATTCTCCAATATTTCTTCAGATACATCCTTCTTCCTTTCGTTTTTCTTGCACTGGGCCGACCTCCAAAGGGAACTTGACTTAATCAGTTAACTCAGTAAAACTAACTTAAATAAGTTTACTAAACAAATATTCGCACTGAAAATATTGttagtaaaattatttatcaCATTTGCGCTTATCCAAACACTACGATTTTGTTGTAACCCGACGGCAATTTAGAAACGCTGGGCAGGAATAATTTCCGACAAAGAAAATACATGTATAcaaaattatcatttttttggggttttccttGGGAAATTGATTCACATTTCTCTGTCACtgtctcgctctctctctcgaAAATTTGGGGGCTGCGCTAGTTCTCACCAACGTAAGTAATCACAAGTTGCGCTTTTAGGAGCCTTGGTTggtgtttaatattttttgcaaaatatttactgCGCCTGCGGTTGGATTTGCACGGTGGCCTTTAGCTTGCTGGATTTTCCGGAAGCCTTGTGTTGAAGGTAGAactgcttcaggaccttgcACATGGTGAGCGCCAGGATTTTCCAGGCCAGCAGTTGCTCCTCGGCGCTCGGCGGCGAGACTGGCTCACTTGTTGCTGCCGGCTGGGGGACTTCCTCGGCGGCAGACGGAGGTCCTTCGAAGTCCACCTGATCGTGCCCAGGATCTATGGAGAAGGCCATGGGACTGTCCACTTGATCGCCACTCGGTTCGGACTTGGAGGCGTGCTCTTCCTCGAAGAAAGGTATGGCCATGTTGGGTCTCTCTGATTTACGTAAAAGTGGCACCGTGTAAGTTTCCTGACTTTTCCAGGGGCTTTCCTGCCTCTCCAGGTCTGAGCTCTTGGCGAGTTGTCGTGCGACTGAGGCGCTCGGCCCGCAGGACACCCGTATTTATACCCGGGAAACGGCGCGAGAGTTCGCCGCCCGCATCCCCTCTCACTCTCTCAGCCGCTCTCTGCTGCCATCTTCCCTCCCTTTCTCCGCGCGACTCTCCCTTTCTCGCGCTCAGTCTGTATCTGTGCCGTTATGTCGAGCTACTTTCATCACGTGCAGTAAACGCTTCCTCAAAGGAAATCGAGAGAGTCACACTTGTGGCATGTTACGTATACGTATTACGTTACGTACCCCACGTTGGGTTTCAAGTTCGAAT
This window of the Drosophila biarmipes strain raj3 chromosome 3L, RU_DBia_V1.1, whole genome shotgun sequence genome carries:
- the LOC108028115 gene encoding uncharacterized protein LOC108028115, whose protein sequence is MAIPFFEEEHASKSEPSGDQVDSPMAFSIDPGHDQVDFEGPPSAAEEVPQPAATSEPVSPPSAEEQLLAWKILALTMCKVLKQFYLQHKASGKSSKLKATVQIQPQAQ